The following are encoded together in the Argopecten irradians isolate NY chromosome 5, Ai_NY, whole genome shotgun sequence genome:
- the LOC138324509 gene encoding 85/88 kDa calcium-independent phospholipase A2-like, whose protein sequence is MLLLLWDCFECFKFTDIKSLINSQCTATSTTPMMAAIMGRQLQCVQELQACGASMEAQDLNGDTVYHYAVQADPKTIPVLTRV, encoded by the exons ATGTTGCTGCTGTTGTGGGATTGTTTCGAATGCTTCAAATTCACAGACATCAAGAG TCTCATAAACAGTCAATGTACAGCAACGAGCACCACCCCGATGATGGCAGCCATTATGGGGAGACAACTTCAGTGTGTCCAGGAGTTACAAGCTTGTGGTGCTTCCATGGAGGCTCAGGATCTGAATGGAGACACTGTGTATCACTACGCTGTCCAAGCTGACCCCAAGACCATACCA GTGTTGACTAGAGTGTGA